Proteins from a genomic interval of Fusarium oxysporum Fo47 chromosome I, complete sequence:
- a CDS encoding glycoside hydrolase superfamily gives MSSSRKSRIASSMSNVMFTNAVYFPNYRIYQGDTPGMLNYSCINHVYYAYASVSVDGGVFLSDEWADAGAPVDGVQGGLGSLMHLKQKHPHLRVVLSIGGGNSSEIFPLVASSTLLRDNFARSAKGLVEASGLDGIDIAWEYPCDVQQGYDFLALLAAVRIHLPEEHYVLTAALPAAKSILQFLDLMEIAEYLDFINLMAYDFFGSWTPKAGHHAQLYAMDKEETSASSGVSYLMSKGFPPKKILLGIPTFGRSFLHCTGAGHKYKGVGGAEDGTFEYNQLPRKGCKEVVDKRHVAAHCTGADGGFVTYDNPDTVKIKAGFCKQKGLGGLFYWNGPADSKDKSRSLVAAGFRALHSS, from the exons ATGAGCTCGTCGCGCAAGTCGCGGATTGCTTCGAGCATGTCCAATGTCATGTTCACAAATGCGGTATACTTTCCCAACTACCGGATATACCAGGGAGATACACCAGGAATGCTCAACTACAGTTGTATCAACCACGTTTACTATGCATACGCCAGTGTTTCAGTCGACGGCGGTGTTTTC CTCAGTGATGAGTGGGCGGATGCTGGTGCACCTGTTGACGGTGTACAAGGAGGGTTAGGGTCTCTCATGCACCTCAAGCAGAAGCATCCCCATCTTCGAGTTGTTCTGTCAATCGGGGGCGGCAACTCCTCGGAGATTTTCCCCCTGGTGGCATCTAGCACTCTATTGCGCGACAATTTTGCTAGATCAGCTAAGGGCCTTGTTGAAGCATCGGGTCTGGATGGAATCGACA TTGCATGGGAATACCCTTGCGATGTCCAACAAGGCTACGACTTTCTTGCACTTCTAGCAGCTGTCCGCATTCATCTACCAGAGGAGCATTATGTACTCACCGCTGCACTTCCTGCAGCCAAGTCTATTTTGCAGTTCCTTGATTTAATGGAGATCGCCGAATACTTGGACTTTATCAACTTGATGGCCTACGATTTCTTTGGTTCGTGGACTCCAAAGGCTGGGCATCACGCTCAACTCTATGCCATggacaaagaagaaacatCAGCTTCCTCAGGGGTTTCTTATCTCATGTCCAAGGGATTCCCCCCTAAGAAGATTCTGCTTGGTATTCCAACTTTTGGACGAAGCTTCCTTCACTGCACAGGAGCAGGACACAAATACAAGGGCGTTGGTGGTGCGGAAGATGGCACGTTTGAGTACAATCAACTCCCACGCAAGGGGTGCAAAGAGGTTGTCGACAAACGCCATGTTGCAGCACACTGCACGGGGGCAGATGGCGGATTTGTGACGTACGACAACCCGGATACTGTTAAGATCAAGGCTGGTTTCTGCAAGCAAAAGGGACTAGGG GGCCTCTTTTACTGGAACGGTCCTGCTGATTCCAAGGACAAGTCTAGGAGCTTGGTTGCGGCTGGCTTCCGCGCTCTTCATTCGTCCTGA
- a CDS encoding t-SNARE, which yields MAPLAHNAGGFGQGDPNAILNECRDIDRGIDTVEQNLEQLRMIQQRTLDDADSSGSSAASRQLDSLSADTMSLYRELTERVRTVKSNPEAKSPKNNPHVTRIDRRLKAAITQYQQVESQFRKRTQDQMARQYRIVRPDASEQEIQAAVEDTTGGQVFSQAMMQSDRQGRARAALSAVQDRHQALIKIEQQMVELAQLFQDMDTLVVQQEAAVTQIEQKGEEVVENLDKGNEEIGVAVNTARKTRKKKWICLGICVAIIVVIVIIVLIYIFVIKGQNNNNKKRSIEAAIGSLPVMHTAVLPARLARRVAADNTASSLLNSVGGGRFHLPQLLRN from the exons ATGGCTCCCCTTGCCCACAACGCCGGCGGCTTTGGCCAAGGCGACCCCAACGCCATTCTCAATGAGTGCCGCGACATCGACCGTGGAATCGACACTGTCGAACAGAACTTGGAACAGCTCCGTATGATCCAACAGCGAACTCTCGACGACGCCGATAGCTCAGGTTCCAGTGCCGCCAGCCGCCAGCTCGACTCACTTTCCGCTGATACCATGTCTCTCTACCGTGAGCTCACCGAGCGAGTCCGCACCGTCAAGTCTAACCCTGAGGCGAAATCGCCAAAGAACAACCCTCATGTCACCCGCATTGACCGCCGTCTCAAGGCTGCCATCACCCAATACCAGCAGGTCGAGTCGCAGTTCCGAAAACGCACACAGGATCAGATGGCCCGCCAGTACCGCATTGTGCGCCCAGATGCCTCGGAGCAAGAGATTCAGGCTGCTGTCGAGGACACTACTGGAGGTCAGGTCTTTAGCCAGGCCATGATGCAGAGCGATCGCCAGGGTCGTGCCCGTGCTGCTCTGAGCGCTGTTCAGGACCGTCACCAGGctctcatcaagatcgagcaGCAAATGGTTGAGCTGGCTCAATTGTTCCAGGATATGGACACCCTCGTCGTTCAGCAAGAAGCTGCCGTCACCCAAATTGAACAGAAGGGCGAGGAAGTCGTTGAGAATCTCGACAAGGGTAACGAGGAGATTGGTGTGGCCGTCAACACTGCCCGCAAGACACGCAAGAAGAAGTGGATCTGCTTGGGTATCTGTG TTGCTATCATTGTTGTTATTGTCATTATTGTTCTCATCtacatcttcgtcatcaaggGACAGAACAACAATAACAAGAAGCGAAGTATCGAGGCAGCCATTGGCAGCTTGCCCGTTATGCACACAGCTGTCCTACCTGCTCGCTTAGCCCGTCGTGTTGCTGCCGACAACACAGCATCCTCTCTGCTCAACAGCGTTGGCGGAGGGCGGTTCCATCTACCTCAGCTACTGCGGAACTAG
- a CDS encoding MEMO1 family produces MTTTRPASKAGSWYEGDQKLLRRELQNYLAAVPESFDGVALPIPGARVIVAPHAGYKFSGPCAAWAYKTLDLSRAKRVIVLGPSHTYYLEGCAATTFEKYATPFGDLEIDTELATELEDAVAMEPMSRRGEVNEHSLEMHMPYLYLRCQETFDSPDKFPKIVPVLVGSNNRQEEKVIGRALLPYLRDPENAFIISSDFCHWGDNFSYLPYSSTKSPSDLTQLQKESPKPNGPPIHETIRVIDEAAMDAVKSGSHDAFLDSLKQTRNTVCGRHPIGVVMAALEFIRQEDAFQDKGRFSIIKYDRSNLVEYPNDMSVSYVSGYAIL; encoded by the exons ATGACGACCACTCGGCCAGCATCAAAGGCCGGCTCATGGTACGAGGGGGATCAAAAGCTGTTGCGTCGTGAGCTTCAGAACTATCTAGCGGCAGTTCCGGAGAGCTTTGATGGAGTTGCACTGCCCATTCCCGGAGCCCGTGTTATCGTCGCCCC CCATGCGGGATATAAATTCTCTGGGCCATGTGCAGCTTGGGCTTATAAGACTCTCGACTTGAGCCGTGCCAAACGTGTCATTGTCCTTGGCCCATCTCACACTTACTACCTCGAGGGATGTGCAGCAACCACTTTTGAGAAATATGCGACACCCTTTGGTGATCTGGAGATAGACACAGAACTGGCCACAGAGCTCGAGGATGCAGTAGCAATGGAGCCTATGTCCAGAAGGGGGGAGGTTAACGAACACTCTCTTGAGATGCATATGCCGTACCTTTACCTCCGCTGCCAGGAAACATTTGACTCGCCTGATAAGTTCCCCAAGATTGTGCCCGTGCTCGTGGGAAGCAATAACAGGCAAGAGGAGAAGGTCATAGGGCGAGCCCTATTGCCCTACCTCAGAGATCCTGAGAAcgccttcatcatcagctcCGATTTCTGTCACTGGGGCGATAATTTcagctacctaccttactCATCTACGAAGAGCCCTTCTGATCTGACACAGTTACAAAAAGAAAGCCCCAAACCCAACGGTCCACCTATCCATGAGACGATTAGAGTCATCGACGAAGCGGCCATGGACGCCGTCAAGAGTGGCAGCCATGATGCATTCCTTGACAGTCTTAAGCAAACACGAAATACTGTCTGTGGACGCCATCCCATTGGCGTCGTGATGGCAGCTCTGGAGTTCATCCGACAAGAGGATGCGTTTCAAGATAAGGGGCgatttagtattattaaatatgATCGCAGTAACTTGGTCGAATACCCGAATGACATGAGTGTCAGTTACGTGTCTGGGTATGCTATTCTCTGA